In Methanofollis fontis, the following proteins share a genomic window:
- a CDS encoding DUF7288 family protein, which translates to MVDDSAQLYTMEGIAAAFVILATIYLVAGTTSVYTPGDSHITDMQLEVLGNDALRVMDTPNTEGADSDLAADIAAWDNAAFSSTFGSLLNERTSGSDDTLQFSAQVSYRDDDDTGDVMTATLVDNAEQTGYEQAVRVTRLVDIAARPGGAPATMDDRQQVVLVEVLIWRG; encoded by the coding sequence ATGGTAGACGATTCGGCGCAGCTCTATACGATGGAGGGGATCGCGGCGGCGTTCGTGATCCTGGCGACGATCTATCTCGTGGCCGGGACGACGAGCGTCTACACCCCCGGCGACTCCCATATCACCGACATGCAGCTCGAGGTGCTCGGCAACGACGCCCTGCGGGTGATGGACACGCCGAACACCGAAGGCGCCGACAGCGACCTTGCGGCCGATATCGCCGCCTGGGACAACGCAGCGTTTTCCAGCACCTTCGGGTCGCTGCTGAACGAGCGGACCTCGGGGAGCGACGACACTCTCCAGTTCTCAGCCCAGGTCTCCTACCGCGACGATGATGATACAGGGGATGTGATGACAGCGACCCTTGTGGATAACGCAGAGCAGACCGGGTACGAGCAGGCGGTGCGGGTGACGCGGCTCGTGGATATCGCCGCACGACCCGGTGGCGCTCCGGCGACGATGGACGACCGGCAGCAGGTGGTGCTCGTGGAGGTGCTGATATGGCGAGGATGA